One part of the Arachidicoccus terrestris genome encodes these proteins:
- a CDS encoding sialate O-acetylesterase: MKNRLVILLLFLSATLQSEAFVKIPDILSSGMVLQQQASVPIWGTALPGEAVVVSFGGQTRETKADMSGKWKVFLDPMEATDSGRTMVIRGINTIHLKDIVIGEVWLCAGQSNMQLVLSRTVKGDSVVASANYPMLHFFNVNRENAFGHSRGPLGIWEPCTPSSVKAFSAAAYYFGLALQNKLKVPVGIINASFGGSQAEAWTPEAYLAVPDLQPCIDRDTLWASQRAGVQASYERQLKDWKIYAEKEKGAGRRTKEAPHQPEALRDYRPTASIYDCMIEPLIPFQIKGCLWYQGESNEGRAEQYGILLPAMIKAWRDRWKLSFPFGIVQLPNYRDKKDVPVDGAWSFLRDAQRKTAGSVEKTGLIVLIDAGEAHNIHPHNKEIVGQRMLRWALARVYRLDMLPGGPRFVKATASKGAMTAYFDICGSGLITTDGKAPASFALAGADHKWYWAKAKIVNKHEVRIWSRDVKKPVAVRYAFNNNPNDPNLTNDSGVPASPFRSDNWNGPTHGKR; this comes from the coding sequence ATGAAAAATCGTCTTGTTATACTGTTACTATTTTTATCTGCTACCCTGCAGTCGGAAGCTTTTGTGAAGATTCCGGATATTCTTTCAAGCGGTATGGTCTTGCAGCAGCAGGCCAGTGTTCCTATTTGGGGAACGGCGCTGCCCGGTGAGGCAGTTGTTGTTTCCTTTGGTGGCCAAACCCGTGAGACGAAGGCAGACATGTCTGGCAAATGGAAAGTCTTTCTGGATCCTATGGAGGCCACAGACAGCGGCCGGACAATGGTTATTAGAGGCATCAATACAATCCATTTAAAAGACATCGTGATAGGAGAAGTGTGGCTGTGTGCTGGTCAGTCTAATATGCAGCTTGTTTTATCCAGAACAGTTAAGGGGGATTCTGTGGTTGCGTCTGCGAACTATCCCATGTTGCATTTCTTTAATGTCAACAGGGAAAACGCTTTTGGTCACTCAAGAGGCCCGCTGGGTATTTGGGAGCCGTGTACGCCATCATCGGTGAAAGCGTTCTCTGCTGCGGCTTATTACTTTGGATTGGCCCTGCAAAATAAACTGAAAGTGCCTGTAGGGATTATCAACGCGTCCTTTGGGGGCTCCCAGGCGGAGGCCTGGACACCCGAGGCCTATTTAGCCGTGCCCGACCTGCAGCCCTGCATTGATCGTGATACGCTTTGGGCCAGTCAGCGTGCCGGGGTGCAGGCCAGCTATGAAAGGCAGCTAAAGGACTGGAAGATATATGCTGAAAAAGAGAAAGGGGCAGGAAGACGGACGAAAGAGGCACCACATCAACCTGAAGCATTGAGAGACTACCGACCTACTGCTTCCATTTATGATTGCATGATAGAACCTCTGATCCCCTTTCAGATCAAGGGCTGCCTCTGGTATCAGGGAGAAAGCAATGAGGGGCGCGCAGAACAATATGGAATTCTCTTGCCTGCGATGATCAAAGCTTGGCGAGATAGGTGGAAACTGTCGTTTCCGTTTGGCATTGTACAGCTTCCCAATTACCGGGATAAAAAAGATGTTCCGGTAGATGGCGCCTGGAGTTTTCTGAGGGATGCGCAGAGAAAGACCGCCGGTAGCGTTGAGAAAACAGGCTTGATCGTTTTAATAGATGCAGGGGAGGCGCACAATATCCACCCGCATAATAAAGAGATTGTCGGCCAGAGAATGCTGAGATGGGCACTGGCAAGGGTTTATCGACTTGATATGTTGCCAGGCGGTCCCAGATTTGTCAAGGCCACTGCGTCAAAAGGTGCAATGACTGCCTATTTTGATATTTGTGGAAGCGGATTAATAACCACTGATGGAAAGGCGCCGGCATCATTTGCATTAGCGGGGGCTGACCATAAATGGTATTGGGCCAAGGCGAAAATAGTAAATAAACATGAAGTCAGGATATGGAGCAGGGATGTGAAAAAACCGGTAGCGGTGCGCTATGCGTTTAATAATAATCCAAATGATCCGAATCTTACCAATGATTCAGGCGTTCCAGCCTCACCATTCCGGTCCGACAACTGGAACGGCCCTACACATGGTAAGCGGTAG
- a CDS encoding rhamnogalacturonan lyase, translating to MKKIYLLAALGLAVLTTVRAQRQMEYLNRGIYAVNEGNGKVFVSWRLMADEPQDIGFNLYRSTNGQETKLNKSPLLKGTNFEDVTADTNAVNTYYVKSVEGGKERETDGRYTLQPHSPVYLSIPLHTPQGYRPNDASVGDLDGDGQYEIILHQSGKGQDNSHDGMTDPPIFQAYKLDGTFLWQINLGKNIREGAHYTQFMVYDLDGDGSAEIVMKTADGTVDGVGKVIGDSTRDYRQKTGRVGRIVTGPEYLTVFSGRTGAAINTVDYLPPRGDIGAWGGKGGNGGNDNYGNRVDRFLACVAYLDGKHPSVIMCRGYYGRTVLAAWDFDGKKLKSRWVFDSKDGANPYSGQGNHNLTVADVDRDGKDEIVYGSMCVDDNGKGLYTTGLRHGDAVHVSHFDPANQDELVWGVHEIENGTKGYGAAMYNGRTGQFLWGDNLNHDVGRGMSADIDPRYPGYEMWGGTGGLKDVKGNKIADRAPRSNNFRIWWDGDLLSELLDGTRIDKWDWKNSRQTSIFDGARYGCVSDNGTKANPTVSADILGDWREEVIYRTGDNQELRIFSTTIQTDYRIYTLMQDPQYRLSIVWQNVGYNQPPYTDYYLGEGMNMPTQPNIKVLKKKKD from the coding sequence ATGAAGAAGATATACTTATTGGCAGCATTGGGATTGGCAGTATTAACAACTGTCCGGGCTCAACGACAAATGGAGTACTTAAACAGAGGTATTTATGCAGTTAATGAAGGCAATGGGAAGGTATTTGTTAGCTGGCGGCTTATGGCAGATGAACCTCAGGATATCGGGTTTAATCTGTACAGAAGTACGAATGGGCAGGAAACTAAACTCAATAAATCTCCATTACTGAAAGGGACAAATTTTGAAGACGTTACAGCAGATACCAATGCCGTCAATACATATTATGTAAAGAGCGTCGAGGGCGGAAAAGAGCGGGAAACTGACGGACGTTATACATTACAGCCACATAGCCCTGTTTATTTGTCGATTCCGCTCCATACACCTCAGGGCTATCGGCCCAATGATGCATCAGTGGGCGATCTGGACGGTGACGGGCAATATGAGATCATCTTGCATCAAAGTGGAAAAGGCCAGGATAATTCCCACGACGGCATGACGGATCCACCTATTTTTCAGGCATACAAACTTGATGGAACGTTTTTGTGGCAAATTAACCTGGGAAAAAATATTCGGGAAGGTGCGCATTATACGCAGTTTATGGTGTATGATCTGGATGGAGACGGAAGCGCGGAAATTGTGATGAAGACGGCCGATGGAACAGTCGACGGTGTGGGTAAAGTAATAGGCGATTCCACCAGGGACTACCGGCAAAAAACGGGAAGGGTTGGCCGGATTGTAACCGGGCCGGAATATCTCACGGTTTTCAGTGGCCGGACAGGGGCTGCGATCAACACGGTCGATTATTTGCCTCCGCGAGGTGACATCGGTGCCTGGGGCGGAAAAGGGGGAAACGGAGGCAATGACAATTACGGGAACCGTGTTGATCGGTTTTTGGCCTGCGTTGCCTATTTGGACGGCAAACATCCCAGTGTCATCATGTGTCGCGGTTATTATGGAAGGACGGTTTTGGCCGCGTGGGACTTTGACGGAAAGAAGCTGAAATCCCGGTGGGTGTTCGATTCCAAAGACGGTGCCAATCCTTATTCCGGTCAGGGGAATCACAACCTGACGGTAGCAGATGTTGACCGTGATGGAAAGGACGAGATCGTCTATGGCAGCATGTGCGTGGATGATAATGGCAAGGGGCTATATACGACGGGGCTTCGTCACGGTGACGCTGTTCATGTGAGCCATTTTGATCCGGCTAATCAGGATGAGCTTGTGTGGGGCGTTCATGAGATAGAGAACGGCACTAAAGGATACGGCGCCGCTATGTATAATGGGAGAACCGGACAGTTTCTTTGGGGAGATAATTTGAACCACGATGTAGGCCGCGGCATGTCGGCCGACATTGATCCTCGGTATCCGGGTTATGAAATGTGGGGCGGCACTGGCGGGCTCAAAGATGTTAAAGGCAATAAAATTGCAGACCGGGCACCCCGGAGCAATAATTTCAGAATATGGTGGGACGGTGACTTATTGAGCGAACTTTTGGATGGAACCCGTATTGATAAATGGGACTGGAAAAACTCCAGACAAACCAGCATATTTGACGGCGCCAGATACGGTTGCGTCTCGGATAATGGCACAAAGGCAAACCCGACAGTTTCTGCGGATATTCTGGGAGACTGGAGAGAGGAAGTCATTTACAGGACCGGGGATAATCAGGAATTACGGATATTCTCAACAACCATTCAGACTGATTACCGCATCTATACATTGATGCAGGATCCACAGTACAGATTAAGTATTGTCTGGCAGAATGTAGGATATAACCAGCCACCATATACCGATTATTATTTGGGAGAAGGGATGAATATGCCAACTCAGCCAAATATCAAAGTGTTAAAAAAGAAGAAAGATTGA
- a CDS encoding glycoside hydrolase family 2 TIM barrel-domain containing protein produces the protein MGRKIFLLYLGLAGMLMTARAQTGTAPRITKLFNFGWKFHYGDIEGAEKPGFSDQSWETLDIPHDFQINQPWDKTAGGARGFKKMGVGWYRKTFQAEPAWKSRRVILDFEGMMALGKAWVNGHEVGATDYGYLGFGADITKLLHYDRPNVVAVRCSTGKRGGSRWYTGGGLFRDVHLIIKDTVAIARHGIYVTTPVIGPDKATVKIRVGIDGITNKSYDLKIETRILGPDGKEVASNTADAPKRNKLRTVEVDLPLLSVPAPKLWSIETPNLYNAKVSLILNGRKVDQVTQEFGIRTIEFSKEFGFKLNGKKVFLKGIANHDDLGALGVAAYETAIAREMDTLKAFGFNAIRTSHNPYSPSFLKLADKKGILIVDELYDKWSNHSYLLGEKPWTSTWYKNEIEWLKRDRNHPSVILWSFGNELQMREDLAGFPTGDWGVTTYRIMNVLAKRYDSTRPTTVAMFPARAGGVGKSDPSFNTKIVPPELATVTEVSSFNYRWANYQDYLKHAPGMNIFQSEASTNELTAPFFGMNRDKMIGLAYWGAISYWGESNKWPKKGWDYSYFDHALNPYPEAYLIKSIFTDKPLVRIAVQGTKADSMVWNDIMVGRNNAVSQWNWTKGKSYNINTYTNAEEVELLVNGHSVGIKKNDAPGNKKNIILWENIPYKAGKIVAIARTGGKEVARQEIESTGKAVALKLVAENNAWKAGGMDLNYVKVYAVDKKGRRVYTVNPETVTFTVNGAATIRAVDNGDQYSDGLFDGNKKKLHNGFAMAILRSAQIAGTVTLKADAEGLKSAVYRTITK, from the coding sequence ATGGGACGTAAAATTTTTCTACTGTATTTGGGGTTGGCGGGTATGTTGATGACGGCCCGCGCCCAGACCGGCACAGCCCCCAGGATTACAAAACTGTTTAATTTCGGGTGGAAATTCCATTACGGAGATATTGAAGGTGCTGAAAAGCCCGGCTTTAGCGATCAGAGCTGGGAAACATTGGATATTCCACATGATTTTCAGATCAACCAGCCTTGGGATAAGACCGCTGGCGGCGCCAGAGGATTTAAGAAGATGGGGGTGGGTTGGTACCGGAAAACGTTTCAGGCAGAACCTGCCTGGAAATCACGTCGTGTCATTTTGGATTTCGAAGGCATGATGGCTTTAGGCAAGGCCTGGGTAAACGGGCATGAAGTCGGCGCCACTGACTACGGTTATCTTGGCTTTGGTGCAGATATTACGAAACTGCTTCATTATGATCGGCCGAATGTGGTTGCCGTTCGTTGCTCCACTGGAAAAAGAGGGGGCTCCAGATGGTATACCGGCGGCGGTCTGTTCAGAGACGTCCACTTAATCATAAAAGATACGGTTGCCATAGCCCGGCACGGCATATACGTTACCACACCGGTAATAGGCCCAGATAAAGCCACTGTAAAAATACGTGTGGGAATAGACGGCATTACCAATAAAAGCTATGACCTGAAAATTGAAACCCGGATCTTGGGTCCAGACGGAAAGGAAGTGGCGAGCAATACGGCAGATGCGCCTAAACGCAATAAACTCAGAACGGTCGAGGTAGACCTGCCGCTGTTGTCGGTACCAGCGCCGAAGCTTTGGTCCATAGAGACACCGAATTTGTACAATGCAAAGGTCTCGTTGATTCTAAATGGCCGGAAAGTGGATCAGGTAACGCAGGAATTTGGCATCCGGACCATCGAGTTCTCAAAGGAATTTGGGTTCAAACTCAATGGTAAGAAAGTATTTCTTAAAGGAATTGCTAATCATGATGACCTGGGCGCACTCGGCGTTGCAGCCTACGAAACAGCGATTGCCCGTGAAATGGATACATTGAAGGCTTTTGGCTTTAATGCCATCAGAACCTCACATAACCCCTATTCACCATCCTTTTTAAAGCTGGCGGATAAAAAAGGCATACTGATCGTTGATGAATTGTATGATAAATGGAGTAATCATTCCTATCTGCTGGGAGAAAAACCGTGGACATCCACCTGGTATAAAAATGAGATTGAATGGCTGAAAAGAGACCGGAATCACCCCTCCGTCATCTTGTGGTCTTTTGGTAATGAACTTCAGATGCGGGAAGACCTGGCAGGATTTCCGACGGGTGACTGGGGTGTCACGACCTATCGGATCATGAATGTACTGGCCAAACGTTATGATTCTACCAGGCCCACCACGGTGGCTATGTTTCCGGCACGGGCAGGGGGTGTCGGCAAGTCGGATCCCAGCTTTAACACCAAAATTGTGCCGCCGGAACTCGCGACGGTCACAGAAGTCTCCAGCTTTAACTATAGATGGGCAAATTATCAGGATTATTTGAAACATGCCCCAGGCATGAATATCTTTCAAAGTGAAGCATCGACCAACGAGTTAACCGCTCCATTTTTTGGCATGAACCGCGATAAAATGATCGGGCTGGCTTATTGGGGTGCGATCTCCTATTGGGGAGAGTCAAACAAATGGCCAAAGAAAGGCTGGGATTATTCGTATTTTGACCATGCGCTGAACCCTTATCCCGAAGCTTACCTGATCAAAAGTATCTTTACTGACAAGCCTTTAGTCCGCATTGCCGTGCAGGGCACAAAGGCCGATTCTATGGTGTGGAATGATATAATGGTTGGCAGGAACAACGCCGTTTCCCAGTGGAACTGGACAAAGGGGAAATCTTATAATATCAACACCTATACGAATGCAGAGGAGGTAGAACTGCTGGTCAACGGGCATTCCGTTGGTATTAAGAAAAATGATGCGCCGGGTAACAAGAAAAACATCATTCTTTGGGAGAATATTCCCTATAAAGCGGGCAAGATCGTTGCAATTGCCAGAACCGGAGGCAAAGAAGTGGCTCGTCAGGAAATAGAGTCGACCGGCAAAGCCGTTGCTTTGAAGCTGGTCGCGGAAAACAATGCCTGGAAAGCCGGTGGTATGGATCTTAATTATGTAAAAGTATATGCAGTGGATAAAAAGGGAAGAAGGGTCTACACGGTAAATCCGGAAACCGTAACTTTTACAGTTAACGGAGCAGCGACTATTCGGGCTGTCGACAACGGGGATCAGTATAGCGATGGGCTTTTTGATGGCAACAAAAAAAAGCTGCATAACGGATTTGCCATGGCCATTCTCCGGTCTGCGCAGATCGCAGGAACGGTGACGCTGAAAGCTGACGCTGAGGGATTAAAATCCGCTGTGTATAGGACGATTACAAAATAA
- a CDS encoding glycoside hydrolase family 2 protein, with amino-acid sequence MDISRRDVIKLFGGLAPVVLAPRAFSKSLFRAQKEQSFEGFLADKNIEGSVKLNFNADWRVFVGDPETAGAPMFDDSGWDHHTLPYAWNENDAFKNDIAKLSTGVAWYRKHFKLPESFRGKKIFLESEGLRQAGFFYLNGKLIGRSENGIMAFGFDLSNDVYFGDKENVLAVRTDNSWDYKEQATGSRYQWNDRNFYANYGGLNKNVYIHVKPEIYQTLPLYSALGTTGVYVYATDIDIQGATAVIHAESEIKNDSPVSKKVYLQATVADPDGKVIARFESAEIILENGATMTLKTSGLAQQLHFWSWGYGYLYDVITEIKSGTEVIDKTVTRTGFRKTAFRNGMIYLNDRVINIHGYAQRTTNEWPSIGLSVPAWLSDYSNGLMVEGNANLVRWMHVTPWKQDVESCDRVGLMQAMPAGDSEGDVHDRRWGQRKEVMRDAIIYNRNNPSIIFYECGNHGIADSRMQEMKDIRDQYDPYGGRAIGSREMLGSRVAEYGGEMLYVDKSATKPLWEMEFSRDEGLRKYWDNYTPPFHKDGDGPLYRGEKAPAYNHNMQSHAMENVVRWYEYWKCRPGTGRRVSSGGVNIVFADSNTHHRGQENYRTSGEVDAMRIKKQNYYANQVMWDGWVDIEKHDLHIIGHWNYKEGITKDMYAVSTSPKVELFLNGKSLGFGHRSNEFLFQFKNVKWQPGSLEAKGYDEAGKQICSDHLNTVGEPAAIKLSLIERPTKFIADGHDLQLVEVEVVDKNGHRCPTALNMIEFNVAGPCEWKGGIAVGPGNYIGAKTLPVEGGVNRVFIRSTSTAGKITVQANSKGLQPDSLSFESDKIEVINGLSKLLPSAGLTGRLNRGATPKSASYKVSRIAVDVLSATAGANQDKVSACYDDHDKTGWSNDGHLNTAWIAFNLEREAMLSSIDMKLNGFRTKVYPISVKIDDIEVFRGKTQRDLGYNTIEFKPTKGKTVKISLVGSTQTEDHIEGEVNGKKLGDGIESAGADKKGSLGIMEIEFYEKAR; translated from the coding sequence ATGGATATTTCAAGGAGAGATGTAATTAAATTATTTGGAGGACTGGCTCCTGTCGTTTTGGCTCCCAGGGCTTTCTCGAAATCTTTGTTTCGCGCACAAAAAGAGCAGTCATTTGAGGGCTTCCTGGCGGATAAAAATATAGAAGGGTCCGTGAAGTTGAACTTTAATGCTGACTGGCGGGTATTTGTGGGAGATCCTGAAACCGCCGGTGCACCAATGTTTGACGATAGCGGATGGGACCATCATACGTTACCTTATGCCTGGAATGAAAACGATGCTTTTAAAAATGACATTGCTAAGCTGTCGACCGGGGTTGCTTGGTACAGAAAACATTTTAAATTGCCCGAGTCATTCAGGGGAAAGAAGATATTCCTGGAATCTGAAGGGCTTCGTCAGGCCGGTTTTTTCTATTTGAATGGGAAATTGATCGGCAGAAGTGAAAACGGGATAATGGCTTTTGGTTTTGATCTGAGCAATGATGTATACTTTGGCGATAAGGAAAATGTTCTGGCGGTTAGAACAGATAATAGCTGGGACTATAAAGAGCAGGCGACGGGTTCCAGGTATCAATGGAATGACCGGAATTTTTATGCCAATTATGGCGGACTGAATAAAAACGTCTATATCCATGTCAAACCTGAGATATACCAGACATTACCCCTTTATTCCGCTCTCGGGACCACGGGTGTATATGTATATGCGACAGATATCGATATTCAGGGAGCAACAGCCGTAATCCATGCCGAAAGCGAGATAAAAAATGATAGTCCGGTCTCAAAGAAAGTTTATTTACAGGCAACGGTTGCTGATCCTGATGGAAAGGTCATCGCCCGCTTTGAAAGTGCCGAAATTATTCTTGAAAATGGCGCGACAATGACATTGAAGACATCCGGATTGGCACAGCAGCTTCATTTCTGGAGTTGGGGATATGGCTATCTATATGACGTAATTACTGAAATTAAGTCAGGAACGGAGGTGATAGACAAGACCGTCACCCGGACGGGGTTCAGAAAAACAGCGTTTAGAAACGGCATGATTTATCTAAATGACCGGGTAATCAATATCCATGGATACGCCCAGCGGACTACCAATGAGTGGCCTTCGATTGGTTTGTCTGTGCCTGCCTGGCTAAGTGACTATAGTAATGGCCTGATGGTAGAAGGGAATGCCAATCTGGTCCGCTGGATGCATGTGACCCCGTGGAAACAGGACGTGGAAAGTTGTGACCGCGTTGGGCTGATGCAGGCCATGCCGGCTGGTGATTCGGAAGGAGATGTCCACGACCGCCGCTGGGGACAGCGTAAAGAAGTGATGCGTGACGCTATTATTTATAATAGAAATAACCCCAGTATCATATTTTATGAGTGCGGCAATCACGGTATTGCGGACAGCCGGATGCAGGAGATGAAAGATATCCGGGATCAATATGACCCCTATGGCGGTAGGGCCATCGGATCACGGGAAATGCTGGGCAGCCGGGTGGCGGAATATGGAGGAGAAATGCTGTATGTTGACAAGAGTGCCACTAAGCCACTTTGGGAAATGGAGTTTTCCAGAGACGAAGGCCTGAGGAAGTATTGGGATAATTATACGCCTCCTTTCCATAAAGACGGAGACGGGCCACTTTATAGAGGTGAAAAGGCGCCCGCATATAATCATAATATGCAGTCACATGCCATGGAAAATGTGGTGCGCTGGTACGAATACTGGAAATGCCGGCCAGGCACCGGCAGGCGTGTCAGTTCCGGGGGCGTCAATATCGTGTTTGCGGATTCGAATACACATCACCGAGGCCAGGAGAATTACAGGACCAGCGGTGAGGTGGATGCCATGCGGATAAAAAAACAGAATTATTATGCCAATCAGGTTATGTGGGATGGATGGGTGGATATTGAAAAACACGATCTGCACATTATCGGCCACTGGAATTATAAGGAGGGAATTACAAAAGACATGTATGCAGTATCCACTTCCCCAAAGGTGGAGCTGTTCCTGAATGGAAAATCACTTGGTTTTGGTCATAGAAGTAATGAATTCTTATTTCAGTTTAAAAATGTAAAGTGGCAACCCGGCTCATTGGAAGCCAAGGGCTATGATGAAGCGGGAAAGCAGATCTGTAGTGATCATTTAAATACGGTTGGTGAGCCGGCGGCCATCAAACTTAGTCTGATTGAAAGGCCTACAAAGTTCATCGCGGACGGGCATGACCTGCAGCTGGTTGAGGTTGAAGTGGTTGACAAAAATGGTCATCGCTGTCCGACAGCACTTAATATGATTGAATTCAACGTAGCGGGACCCTGTGAATGGAAGGGTGGCATTGCGGTCGGGCCGGGTAATTATATAGGCGCTAAAACGCTTCCTGTGGAAGGCGGCGTCAATCGTGTGTTTATTCGTTCCACTTCAACAGCTGGCAAAATTACGGTTCAGGCAAATTCTAAAGGGCTGCAACCAGATAGCCTGTCCTTCGAATCAGATAAAATAGAGGTTATAAATGGGCTGTCTAAGTTACTTCCGTCTGCGGGGCTCACCGGAAGACTGAACAGAGGTGCTACTCCCAAATCCGCTTCCTATAAGGTAAGCAGAATTGCTGTTGACGTACTTTCTGCAACGGCGGGCGCTAATCAAGACAAGGTGAGTGCCTGCTATGATGACCATGATAAAACAGGTTGGTCTAACGACGGTCATCTTAATACAGCTTGGATCGCTTTCAACCTGGAAAGAGAGGCTATGCTTAGCAGTATTGATATGAAACTAAACGGATTCAGGACGAAGGTGTATCCCATATCTGTCAAGATTGACGATATTGAAGTTTTCAGGGGAAAGACTCAAAGGGACCTGGGCTATAATACGATTGAGTTTAAGCCAACCAAAGGTAAAACGGTTAAAATAAGTCTCGTCGGTTCGACGCAAACAGAAGACCATATCGAAGGTGAAGTTAACGGTAAGAAACTGGGAGATGGTATTGAGTCGGCAGGCGCTGATAAGAAAGGCTCCCTGGGTATTATGGAAATTGAGTTTTATGAAAAAGCCAGATAA